Proteins encoded by one window of Agelaius phoeniceus isolate bAgePho1 chromosome 3, bAgePho1.hap1, whole genome shotgun sequence:
- the CCN2 gene encoding CCN family member 2, giving the protein MRGMSLFVRGPIQPIGEAAPLPPIKGRPSRHSAVTQPLSRRTRTERSGGERSPATAGSSHPPAQRPRPAAAPSAPPRRSALREALGLPRLPSPPGSPTPTPPPRHPQAADRCRMVPNTLAPFALALLLALLSPEAQGQECSGQCQCGDSPTCPAGVSLVLDGCGCCRVCAKQLGELCTERDPCDHHKGLFCDFGSPANRRIGVCTARDGAPCVFSGMVYRSGESFQSSCKYQCTCLDGAVGCVPLCSMDVRLPSPDCPYPRRVKLPGKCCEEWVCDEAKEQTAVGPALAAYRLEDTYGPDPTMMRANCLVQTTEWSACSKTCGMGISTRVTNDNAFCRLEKQSRLCMVRPCEADLEENIKKGKKCIRTPKISKPVKFELSGCTSVKTYRAKFCGVCTDGRCCTPHRTATLPVEFKCPDGEIMKRKMMFIKTCACHYNCPGDNDIFESLYYRKMYGDMA; this is encoded by the exons ATGCGCGGAATGTCGCTGTTTGTCCGCGGCCCCATTCAGCCCATTGGCGAGGCCGCGCCGCTGCCGCCTATAAAGGGGCGTCCGTCCCGGCACTCAGCAGTCACACAGCCACTCTCCCGCCGCACTCGGACGGAGCGGAGCGGAGGAGAGCGGAGCCCAGCAACAGCCGGCAGCAGCCACCCTCCGGCACAGCGCCCAcggcccgccgcagccccgTCCGCGCCGCCGAGGAGATCCGCCCTGCGGGAAGCTCTCGGTTTACCTCGGCTCCCCTCGCCGCCCGGCAGCCCGACGCCGACGCCGCCGCCTCGTCACCCACAAGCCGCTGACCGCTGCAGGATGGTCCCCAACACCCTCGCCCCGTTCGCCCTAGCGCTGCTGCTCGCCCTCCTCAGCCCG GAGGCTCAGGGCCAGGAGTGCAGCGGGCAGTGCCAGTGCGGAGACAGTCCCACCTGCCCCGCCGGCGTTTCCCTGGTGCTCGACGGCTGCGGCTGCTGCCGCGTGTGCGCCAAGCAGCTGGGCGAGCTCTGCACCGAGCGCGACCCCTGCGACCACCACAAGGGGCTCTTCTGCGATTTCGGCTCCCCTGCCAACCGCAGAATCGGCGTCTGCACCG CTCGGGACGGCGCCCCGTGCGTGTTCAGCGGCATGGTGTACCGGAGCGGAGAGtccttccagagcagctgcaagtACCAGTGCACCTGCCTGGACGGCGCCGTGGGCTGCGTGCCCCTCTGCAGCATGGACGTCCGTCTGCCCAGCCCCGACTGCCCCTACCCGCGTCGGGTGAAGCTCCCTGGAAAGTGCTGCGAGGAGTGGGTCTGCGATGAGGCCAAGGAGCAGACTGCCGTGGGACCTGCACTTGCCG CTTACAGACTGGAAGACACTTATGGTCCAGACCCAACAATGATGCGTGCCAACTGCCTGGTACAGACCACGGAATGGAGTGCTTGCTCCAAGACCTGTGGCATGGGTATCTCTACCAGGGTCACCAATGATAATGCCTTCTGCAGACTGGAGAAACAGAGTAGACTCTGCATGGTCAGACCTTGTGAAGCAGACCTGGAGGAGAACATCAAG AAAGGCAAAAAGTGCATTCgcacccccaaaatctccaagcCTGTCAAGTTTGAGCTGTCTGGCTGCACCAGCGTGAAGACCTACAGAGCTAAGTTCTGTGGTGTTTGCACTGACGGGCGCTGCTGCACACCCCACAGAACAGCCACCCTCCCTGTGGAGTTCAAGTGCCCTGATGGGGAGatcatgaaaaggaaaatgatgTTCATCAAGACCTGCGCGTGCCACTACAACTGCCCTGGAGACAATGACATCTTTGAGTCTCTGTACTACAGGAAGATGTATGGAGACATGGCATAA